The genomic window CAGAGGCGAGTATGGCAGCTTGACTGTTGTATTGAAGTTGGCATATTGTAAGGCAGTAAATTGTACGTGGTTATCTGCCAGGTGACCTGTGTTAGATGATGGACTTGCATTGTAACATGACATTGTCACGATTGtagatgtgtgtgcgtgtgtgttaaCTTGTGTATCAAGGCAGGTGGTTAGAGGGAACCGGTGCTGGTAGATATTCATGTAGAGCTTGCACTAGGGGTCAAGACTCAACCACCTGCCGCCGCATCTTGTATTCTCTGTTGGTTATATAACACGCATacgtccctgccaggaggcatacgcttcacatcatcaccttgcaatcTTATATGGTAATCAGAGCCTATCTCAGATTCATCCATGGCGAGCTCATCCACAAATACGTTCCCCTCATCTCCCTTTGCACACATCGCCACAGAGAAGCTATCGAAGGGGAACGAAGCTCTCTAGCACGCCACCGTCCTCTCTGCCATCAGGGGGGGCGCAGATGGCGGGCTTCCTCGATCTGGAGCAGGAAGTGCCTCCCATGACGATCGAGGTGACCAGCAGCGACGGCAAGACCAAGTCGAAGGCCACCAACCCTGAGTTTGGCACCTGGTATGCTCGTGATCAGCAGGTGTTTTCCTATCTGCTGACTACGTTACCTCGTGAGATGGCCATCCAGGTGGCAACCTGCCACACCGCCGCGGAGCTGTGGAACACCGTGCAAGGGATGCTCACCTCGCATACCCGAGCACGGTCCGTCAACGTCAGGATCGCACTGGCGAATCTTCAGATGGGCAACTCCACCATCACGGAGTATGTTGGTAAGATCAGAACTCTTTGTGATGAGTTGATGACTTCAGGAAAAAAGGTGGACGAAGAAGATGCGGTTTCACACATCCTTGCCGGGCTGGAGGAAGAATTCGATCCCGTGGTTTCTTCCATGTGCTCACGGGTCGAATCTGTAACCGTCCTGGAGCTGTACTCGCAGCTTCTGAGCTTCGAGACACGCATGAACCTTCGCGGGGGAGCCTCCCAGTCCTCCGCCAACGCTGCATCACGCGGGCGCTTCACCAACTTCAACAACAAGCAGAACGGCAACGGCGGCAGCGGTGGTGACCGCGGTCACTCCTTCAACAACAAACAAGCTGGTGGCGGTGGTGACCGCGGCCGGAGCTTCAACAAGCCCAACGGCGGGGGTGGCCGTGGCAATTCAGGAGGAAACGGTGGCGGCTTCAACAACAACTCCGCTGCCAAACCAACGTGCCAGATCTGTGGCAAGGTTGGGCATGTTGCTTGGAAGTGCTGGAAGCGGTACGACTCCGCTTACCAGGGAGGGGAATAATATTCTAGTGGGTCTATTCTACAACTGATTGTAGAATAATATTCTACAATAGGCAAGCCCCTATATAAGGTAGTTTTGAATCGGAGACTGACCCGACCCGAGCCTCCTTCCTCGACGCCCTCCAAGGCTACCCCGCCCTCGGCAGCCCTCTCCGCGGCGAGCCTCGCTTCCCCCTCGTCCACCGCCGCCGCGGGCTTCGGCGGCACGGCGGACCCCTCCCACTTCCGGCGCCGCGCGCGGAACGACGCGGGAAGCTGCCGCGACAGCTGCTGCATAGCGCCGCCGACAGAGGCGCCGAGGTCGGACCCGGCCTGCCCGAGCCTGCCGCCGATCTCCACGAAGGACGCGACGGCCACGGCCGGGAGGTCGACGCCGACCGCGAAGGGGGCGGCGGGGAGCTCGATGTCGAAGGGGAGGAGCTTGAGAGGTGGGGCGGGCCACGGGAGCTGCGGCGTCTGCACGTGGAGGTGGAGGAGCAGCCCCGAGACGCCCTGCGCGAGGCGGTAGGCCAGGTCCTGCTCGTGCCTCTGCACACCCAGCAGCGCGTCCAGGGAGATCTCCATGGATGGCGGCGGTACGGGGCGCCGGGCGGAGGCGCGCCCCGCCGTAGCGGATTAGCTCGAGCGGCGGCGAAATAGACTGGTAGTAGCCTGTGTATCCCTACCATCGAGGTGTTCGACAGGAAGTACAAAGGTAGCAGTAATTGAAAGTACATACAATATTTAGGTAGAAGTACAGAGCAATACAACATGCGAGAGAGGAAGTATACCTGCTGAGAATTATTCCTGCTAGGGAGGGAGTACCATAGTTACACTGAGAGAAGTACCGAGTAGTTTGAAGTAGCAGTACATGGTGTCCTTTATGCTAATTTGGTACTCATCTTTTGCAGCTGCTACTTGGAGCTGTGGAATTAGCAAGCTTAGGGAAGTGCAAAAAAGGTTCTCTGTAGTGAAGAGTAGCGGTACAGAATATCTTGAAGCAGCAGTGCAGATAAAAAAATGCAAAACTAGCCTTAATAAAAATTGTGTAATTGAGAAG from Triticum aestivum cultivar Chinese Spring chromosome 3B, IWGSC CS RefSeq v2.1, whole genome shotgun sequence includes these protein-coding regions:
- the LOC123067544 gene encoding uncharacterized protein; the protein is MEISLDALLGVQRHEQDLAYRLAQGVSGLLLHLHVQTPQLPWPAPPLKLLPFDIELPAAPFAVGVDLPAVAVASFVEIGGRLGQAGSDLGASVGGAMQQLSRQLPASFRARRRKWEGSAVPPKPAAAVDEGEARLAAERAAEGGVALEGVEEGGSGRNIILQSVVE